From the genome of Mucispirillum schaedleri ASF457:
TATTTAATTATAAATCGGCTAATGATATATTTTATGAGAACTTAAACAACTGCTTAAAATGTTGCAATCGTTTTTAGATTTTACATTATATATTTAAAATTTTTACTTTACTTTTAAAATTAATTATTATACATTACTATTTCATTAATAGCGGCTTGCGTTAGAGAAAAGCGAGTAAGTCGTTAAATTTAGGAGAATAGAATGCAACTTAATGACCTTAGACCAGGACATGGTGCTAACAAAGAAAGAAAACGCAGAGGCAGAGGAACAGGCAGCGGTCAGGGAACTACTGGCGGACGCGGTAACAAGGGACAGAATGCTAGAAAAAGCGGGCAGGTTCGCGGGGGATTTGAAGGCGGTCAAATGCCATTACTTCGCCGTATTCCAAAAAGAGGCTTTAACAATACTCAATTTGCTACAGTTTATGAAATAGTTAATTTAGCAGATATTGAAGAAAGATTTGAAGCAGGCGAAGTAGTTAATGCTGAAAATTTAAAATCAAGAAGATTAGTTCACTGCAATGAAGACGGCATCAAAATATTAGGCAATGGCGAATTAACTAAAAAATTAACTTTTGAAGTTGATAAAGTTTCAAAATCTGCAGAAGAAAAAATCAAAAAAGCAGGCGGCGAAATCAAGTTAATTGAAAAAGTAAAATATACTGCTAAAAAAGACAAATAAATCTTTTCATAGAAGCCGCCTTTTATAAGGTGGCTTTTTTTATATTAATTATTCTTTTTTTATCAAATATTTATCTATAAATATGTATAAAATATGTAGATGTTTCTATATCAACACCTTAAAATAATAGAGTAAAACGGTAGACTGTTTAGTGAAAGATATATTCCATAAAATATTTGTGATGATATTATGTATATTCATAAAATAACAGCAAAGTCAATAATTCTATTTGACAGAATATTCATATATCAAGTGGATTAAAAGCAGTTTTAATTTATAAAGCAGCATAATAATAATTTTAAAAAATATATAATATTGGGATGGAAAAATATGAGCGAATACAGCTTAAAAGAACAAATAAGAGATTTGTTATCATCTTATGATTTTAAAAGACTAACACATAAAAAAGATGATGTTAATATTTTTAAAATATTAAATATATGTGAGAAAGAAAAAATTCATTCAAATTTTTTGGCTTGGCTTTTTAGTCCTTATGAAAGTCATGAGCTTAATAATATAGCATTAAAAGAATTGCTTATACAGCTTTCAAAAAAAGAAGCAGAGTATATAAGCCTGCTTTTACTAGATTATTCTGATTTAGAAGTATATAGAGAATATACAATAGATAACGGCAGAAGAATAGATATTTTAATGGAAAGTAAAAATAATAAAGTAATTTTTATTATTGAAAATAAAATATGGAGTGGAGAAGGTGATAATCAGTTAGAAGATTATAAAAATTATATAGATGAAAAATATAGTGATTATAACAGGATATTTTTATTTCTTACTCCAGAAAAAGAAAGAAAAGAAAAATATAAAGGATATATTCATATAACATATAGTATGATTTATAGTGTTCTAAATTGTGTATTACAGGAAAATCAAATTAAATTTGAGATAGGTGTAATTATAAGACAATATGAAGAAATAATAGGGAGATATATTATGGGCAGTATAGATAAAGAAATGATAGATTTATGCAGAAAATTATATGTGGCGCATAAAGAAGCATTAGATAAAATACTACAGTATGGCTTGCCAGAATATTATTATACATATTTGATTTCTGAAATATTAGAAAGAGATAGTATATATGGATGTGAAATAGTTAGGAAGTATTTAGATAAGCACTATATAATTATAATTCCAATATGTAGTGATGATATAAAAGATAAGCTAATATGTGGTGCAAATAGTGACAGAGATAATTATATACTTACAATATCAATTGAACCAAAAAAAGAATATACTGATTTATATCTACAAGTTACATTTCCAGATATAAATAATAATGAAATCCAACAAACAAATTATAAAAAAATAATTAATGCTGTAGAAAGAATTGGATTTAAGAATAAATGGAGAAATAATAAAGGTAATTGGTATAATATTATGGAAGAGCGTATCATTAATAGCCAACAAGCAGTAAATGTAGAACTTCAAAAAAAAATAAAATCTCTAACAGATAAATTTAATGATATAATAAACTGTTTTAATGAATAAAAAATATATATAGTTATTCATTGTTGCATATATTAATATATAATATAATAACCAGTATACACTGGTGAAAATGACTCTTATGATATGAAATTGTGACTGTTTATTATGAATATTTTGTAAATGAGTTTACTGATTTTTGGAATATGGCTTATAATGGGGGCAGTTGTGGTAACTTCCAACAGGAAACCACGAACCATTATAAAATAATATTATAAGCAAATTTTTAAATGCTCTATGTAGTATATATAGGTGTAATACTGTATAGAGCCATTTTTTTTTGCAGATTTCAATATTTTATTTGCAAAATCTTTTTATATATGGTATCAAATTTCTTTATAGTGTATTTTATTTAATTAAAGGCGGACAAAATGTTTAAGAAAATTGAGGAAATATTTTCTATTCCAGAATTAAGAAAGCGTATTTTAATGACCTTAATGCTTCTAGCAGTGTTTCGTATAGGTGCACATGTGCCTACTCCCGGTGTTAATGGTCATGCATTATCTCAATTTTTTCAAAATGCAGGTAACAGTTTACTAGGTTTCTTTGATATGTTTACAGGTGGTGCATTAGAAAAACTTACAGTTTTTGCAATGGGTGTTATGCCTTACATTTCAGCATCAATCATTATGGAACTTTTAGCTGTTGTTATTCCTACTCTTGCTGAGCTTAAAAAGAGAGGCAGCGAGGGCAGGGCTAAAATAACAAAATATACAAGATATTTAACAGTTGTTGTTGCAGTTATTCAAGGTCTTGCAATATCAATAGGTATTGAAAATATGAGAGCACCAGATGGCTCACCAATTGTTTTTATGGATGGCTGGCAGTTTAGATTTATTGCAACATTAACTCTTACAACTGGCACTATGTTTTTAGTATGGCTTGGTGAAAAAATAACATCTTATGGTGTTGGTAATGGTATGTCATTAATCATTATGGCAGGTATTATATCATCATTTCCTGGTGCAGTTATAAATACTTATTCATTAATGGAAACTGGCACAATTCAAATTATTCCATTAATTATAGCTGCTGCAATTATGGTTGGTGCTTTTATAGCTATTGTATTTATGGAGACTTCCCAAAGAAGACTGCCTATTCAATATGTTCGTAAAGGTAATGCTGGCGGCACTGTTAATGCAGGCAATTCTTATTTGCCATTAAGGCTAAACCCAGCAGGTGTTATTCCTATAATCTTTGCTTCTACATTAATCACACTTCCTGCTACACTTGCAACATTTATGCCGCAGGACCCACTGGTGCAAAAAACTAACTTTTTCTTTTCGCCAGAATATCCAGTATATTATGTATTAGAATTAATTTTAATTGTATTCTTTACATATTTTTATACATCAATTATCTTCAATCCAACAGATATTGCAGATAATATTAATAAATCAGGAGGTGTAATGCCGGGCAAACGCCCTGGTATTGAAACAGCTAACTATATAGACTATGTGCTTACACGCCTTACATTTGTAGGTGCAATATATTTAGCAGTAGTTTCTGTTATGCCGCAGTTATTTATTAGAGCATTTGGACTTCCTTTCTATTTTGGCGGAACAAGTCTTTTAATTGTAGTGGGTGTTGGTCTTGATGTTATTCAAAAGATAGAATCTCACTTACTTACTCATAACTATGACGGCTTTCTTAAAAAAGGCCGCATTAGAGGGAGAAATTGGTCATGAAAAACATTGTATTTTTAGGTGCACCTGGTGCAGGCAAAGGAACACAGTCTGAGTTTATTATTAAGAAGTATGGTATCATACAAATCTCTACTGGTGATATGTTAAGAGCAGCTGTTAAAGCAGGCTCACCACTTGGAAAAGTTGCAAAAGAGTATATGGATAATGGTAAACTTGTAACTGATGAAATCATTATAGGCTTAATGAAAGAAAGGCTTGCTCAGCCTGACTGCAAAAATGGATTTATATTAGATGGTTTTCCAAGAACATTAGCTCAGGCGAAAAGTTTAGATATTATGCTTCAAGAAGATATGAAAACAGAAATTACTCATATTATAAGTCTTGAAGTGCCTGATGAATATATAGTAGAAAGAATTACTGGCAGAAGAACAAGCCCTGTTACTGGTAAAATATACCATGTTAAATATAACCCACCTGCTGTTGAGGGAATGGCAGAAGATGGTAAAACACCGCTTATACAAAGAGATGATGATAAAGAAGAAACTGTTAAAAAACGCTTAGAAGTTTTCCACGAACAGGCTGATGCTTTAAAATCATACTATAAATCAACTGGTAAATTATTTATAGTTGACGGCACAAAAGCACCTGATACAGTATTTGCTGAAATAGAGGAAATACTTAAATAATGGTTGTTTTATACTCTAAAAGTGAGATAGAAAAAATAAAAGAGGCTTCTTTAGTTGTTAAAGAAGTCTTTAAACAGTTAAAAAGTTACATTAAGCCGGGAATTTCAACAAAAGATGTTGACAAACTGGTAGAAGATGTTATATACTCAATGTCCGCCATACCATCAAGCAAAGGTTATTATGGTTTTCCGGGTTCATGCTGCACATCTGTTAATAATGTTGTAGTGCATGGAATACCAGATGATAACACTATACTGAAAGATGGCGACATTATAAGTGTTGATGTGGTAGCCAATAAAAACGGCTTTCACAGTGATGCTTGCAGAACATTCCCTGTTGGGAATATTAGTGCGGAAGCAGAGTGTCTTATAAAAGTTACAAAAGAGGCTTTTTTTAAAGGCATAGAGTTTGCAAAAGTGGGAAACAGAATTTCTGATATTTCTCACGCTATCCAAACCCATGTTGAAGCGGCTGGTTTTGGTGTTGTTAGAGAATACCAAGGGCATGGAGTTGGAAGAAATATGCATGAAGAACCATCTATTCCAAACTATGGCAGGCCAAACCGTGGTTTTAGATTAAAGTCTGGTGCGGTATTGGCAATTGAGCCAATGGTTACTTATGGTAACTATTCCATTAAAGTGTTAGCAGATAAATGGACAGCAGTTACTGTGGATAATTCTATTGCAGCTCACTATGAGAATACAGTGGTAGTTACAAATGATAAACCGCTTATTCTAACAATTGAAGATGAAGCCTAAATTTTGGTTTCACAACGCAGTGTTGAGGAGAAGAGAACATAATGAGTAAAAAAGATGACGTTATTGAAACATCAGGCATAGTAGCAGAGGCACTGCCAAATGCTCAGTTTAAAGTTACTCTTGAAAATCAACATACCATACTTGCCCATTTATCAGGCAAGATGAGAATGAACTTCATCAGAATCTTACCTGGTGATAAAGTAACTGTTGAACTTTCACCTTATGATTTGACGAAGGGCAGAATAACATATCGGCAGAAATAAACGGAGCAGACAAATGAAAGTAAGAGCTAGCGTTAAACCGATTTGCAGCAAATGCAAGATTGTGAAAAGGAAAGGGGTAATCAGAATAATCTGTGAAAATCCCCGCCACAAACAGAGACAAGGCTAAGGAGGCGGATAGTGGCGCGAGTAGCCGGAGTTGACATTCCAAATAACAAGAAAGTAGAAATCGGTCTTACCTACATTTATGGAGTAGGTAGAAGAACAGCCCGCAAACTTATCGAAGAAACAGGTATCGATAGCAACAAGAGAGTGGCTGAGTTAACAGAGCAGGAAATTTCCTCAATCAGAAAATTATTAGAGGAAAACTATAAGGTGGAAGGTGATTTACGCAAAGAAATCGGCCTTGCTATCAAACGCCTTATGGAAATAAACTGTTACCGCGGCTGGAGACATAAAATGGGTCTTCCAGTTAGAGGGCAAAAAACTCGTTCTAATGCAAGAACTCGTCGTGGTCTTGCTGGTAAACGCGGTATAAAAAGGAAGTAAAACTTGATAGTGGTCTTATTATAAGACACTGCACAGATATTAGCTGGACTACTTGTTAAAGGGTATTCAATGCATGTTAATAGTCTGTCAAAATGCTACTTTGGAGGAACCATGGCAGGTCCTAGAAAATCAGGTAAAAAAGAGAAAAAGAGCGTCCCAAGGGGTATAGCTCATATTAATTCTACATTTAACAACACTCATGTTGCTTTTACTGATGTAAAAGGTAATGTAGTATGCTGGGCAACTGGCGGAACAGAAAATTTTAAAAACTCAAGGAAATCCACTCCTTTTGCTGCTCAACTTGCAGCTGAAAATGCAGCTAAAAAAGCTGTTGATTTCGGTATGAGAGAAGTTGAAGTTAGTATTAAAGGTCCGGGTTCTGGTAGAGAAAGTGCTATTAGAGCAATTCAAGCAGCTGGAATCAAGATTACTGTTATTAGAGACATTACACCCGTTCCACATAACGGATGCCGTCCTATTAAGAAAAGAAGAGTTTAGGAGAGGATACCTTGGCTAGATATACAGGTGCAAACTGCAAACTATGCAGACGCGAAAATATGAAGCTTTTTCTTAAAGGTGAGCGTTGTTACAAAGACAAATGTGCTTTTGAAAGAAAAGAATACGCACCAGGTCAACATGGCAAAATGCATAAAAAATTAAGCGACTATGGTGTTCAGCTTCGTGAAAAACAAAAAGCAAAAAGAATTTACGGCGTATTAGAATCTCAATTCCGCAGATATTTTGAGAAAGCGTCTTCTGTTGAAGGCATTACAGGTGAAATTTTACTTCAATTTTTAGAACGCCGTCTTGATAATGTTGTTTACAGAGCAGGTTTTGCTTCAAGCCGTAAAGAAGCTCGTCAGATGGTAAAACATGAACATTTTACTGTAAATGGCAAAAAAGTAAGTATTCCATCATTCTTAGTTAAATCTGGAATGGTAGTAGAAGTTAAAGAAAAAAGCAGAAACCATGCAAGAATAATTGAATCTCTTGATACTGCTGTAGGTAGAGGAATTCCAGAATGGATAACTCTAGATAAGCAAAACTTTAAAGCAGAAATTAACCGTCTGCCAGAAAGAACTGATATCGCTTACGATATTCAGGAATCGCTCATCGTAGAGCTCTACTCTAAATAACGCTTTTAAAGCGGAGGATGCATTACCTATGATAATGATGAATTTTAGGAATTTAATAAAACCTAAAAGTATTGAACCGGTTGGTCAGATTTCAAGCACTTCTGGCAAATTTATTATTGAGCCATATGAAAAAGGGTTTGGAACAACTATTGGTAACGCTTTAAGACGAGTTATGCTTTCTTCTATTGAAGGCACAGCCGTTGTTGGTGTGCGTATTTCCGGAGTTACAAATGAGTTTTCAACTATTCCAGGCGTCATTGAGGATGTAGTAGAGATTCTCTTAAATATTAAAGACCTTACATTATGTTCTTGTATACCAGAACAGACTAAGGTTTTTATTAAGAAAAAAGGCAAAGGTCCTGTTACTGCAGGAGATATCCAGAGCGACGGCACAGTAGAAGTGCTTGACCCAGAACAACATATTTTAACAATAAGCGATGATAACCTTGATTTATATATGGAGCTTATTGTAGAAAGAGGTATTGGATATGTTCCTAGCGGCGAATTTGAAAATAAATTCAATAACGAAATTGATATAATGCCTGTTGACGCTATATTTACTCCAATTAAAAGAGTAAATTATCATGTAGAAAATGCTCGTGTTGGGCAAAGTACTGATTATGATAAGCTGATATTAGAAATTGATACTGATGGTTCTGTTAGACCAGAAGAAGCAATGGCTTTTGCAGCAAAAATAGTTAAAGACTACATGACTCAGTTTATAAACTTTGAAGAAAAAGATGAAGAAGAGGCAGATGTTGAAGAGAACAGAGGAAACAGCCAGATTCTTGAAATGCTTGATAACAGTATTGAAGAATTAGAGCTTTCTGTTCGTGCATATAACTGTCTTAAAAATGCTAATATTAAAACTCTCCATGAGCTGTGCAGCAAAACTGATGGTGAAATGCTGAAAACTAAAAACTTTGGCAGAAAATCACTGGAAGAAATTAAAAAAGTTCTTTCTGACTTAGGTTTAAGCCTTGGTATGGATTTAGAGAGTTTAGGCTATAAGAAAAAGGATACTGAGGTTGAATAATGAGACACAATGTGGTTAATAACAAGTTTAGAATGAAGACATCTCACCGTATTGCTACTTTTCGTAATATGACAGTGTCTTTAATAGAAAATGGTAAAATTGAAACTACACTTGATAAAGCAAAAGTTTTAAGAGGTGTTGTGGAGCCATTAATCACTCTTGCTAAAAAAGGCGATGTTCCTGCAAGAAGATTAGCTCTTAAAAAACTCCCACATGCTGTAAGTGTTAGAAAACTTTTCCATGAAATTGCTCCTGTTTTCAAAGACAGAAATGGCGGATATACTAGAGTATTAAAAACTGGTCGTCGTCAGGGCGATAATGCTGAAATGGCAATAATTGAATTTGTAGAAGAAATCAAACAATAATTTAAGGGGCTTTTAAAAGCCCCTTTTTTATCTTCCTGATACTTTATTTCTGTATTTATTATTATTTTTATTTCCTTTTATATATTTTTTCAATTTATTTATAATGAGTATATATTGTATCCAGATAGTATATACTATAATTGTATTATAAAAAAGTTATTAAATATCCGTATCAAGATTTTACATATATTTAATAATGCTCTTTATTAGATTTAGCTGATATTCCCATATTATTTTACTATATAAAATCTTCAACCAGTATGCAAAGTATTTTTATGGAATGATTTGCTTGTCTGAAAGTTTTAAGCATAGCAGGCTGCAGCACAATGCGAGTGTTTTTGCTGGGACAAGATTTCTTTGAGAGAGTGGCTGGAAGTGAAAATATTAGCTGGAATAGTATTAGATAAAACATATTAATACAAATGTTTCTGACTTATTAAGACATTATCATAGTTTAAATATATCTAGCTTAATGTGTTCTAGATTTACTCAAAATCTTGTGTATAAGTCATTTTGAGCCTGATTTTATAGGCGAAAAATCTAAATTATATATATTGCAATAGTGTATAATATGTTTAAATTATTTATTGTTTTTAGATACTTCGCTTAAAAGTCAAGCTCAGTAATACAAAATCGTAATAGTTATTATCATGAATAAAGTGTTATATACTCACATTTATTATGGTAAACAATATATAATTATCACAGTAATTCACATATTATCATTTGAGCATAGCGAAAAATCTAAATTATATATATTGCAATAGTGTATAATATGTTTAAATTATTTATTGTTTTTAGATACTTCGCTTAAAAGTCAAGCTTAGTAGGACATAATAGTTATTATCATGAATAAATTATTATATACTCACATTTATTATAGTAAACTATATATAATTATCACAATAATTCACATATTATCATTTGAGCGTAGCGAAAAATCTATAATTATATATATTGCAATAGTGTATAATATATTTAAATTATTTGTTTTAGATACTTCGCCAAAGCCTCAGTATGACTTATTTACTTTCATTATTTTTATAATTATTTTACATACACTAAATAAGATTATCTTTATTGTTTAACATTAAAATAGCGAACTTGTATGATACGGCTTAGATGAAATGGCAGGAGTTCTGTAAAATACAGAACTCAAACCATATAAAATTATAAAATTTGTCCAAAAATTTGGTTTACTCTTACAATTAGAGCTTTTAAATTTATAAGTTTTATATAAACTTATTTTGTAATGCTTTTTACTAATTCTGTAAAAGCTTCAGGAGCATTTATAGCCATTTCTGAAAGAACTTTACGGTTTAAATCTATACCAGCTTTTTTCAGATTACCCATAAGTTTGCTGTATGAAGTATTGTTTAATTTAGCAGCAGCAGAAAGACGAGTAATCCATAATCTTCTCATATCTCTTTTTTTCCTGCGTCTGTCTCTGTAAGCATAGCATAAAGCTCTCTCAACAGTAGGGCGGGCAATATTATAAACTGTCCTTCTTCTGCCTCTGAATCCTTTTGCTAATGCAAGTATGTTTTTTCTTCTTCTTCTGGTTTTATAACCACCTTTAGCTCTAGGCACTTGTTCCTCCTTGTTAAGTCTCTTTTTGACTTAGGTTATTTGTTTTTGCCTGTCATACGGCGGCCTAATGCCGTATACATAGCGGATTAAGTTATAAGATAATAATCTTAAGCATAAGGCATAATGCGGCGCATGTTTGCAGCCACTGTGTCAGTGATAACGCCTGTTTCTTTTAACTGACGCTTACGCTTTCTACTTAAACCAGTAGCAATGTGTCTCATTCCTTGTTTTTTGAAGATGAGCTTACCATTAGCACTAATTTTAAAGCGTTTTTTTGCACCCTTATGGGTTTTCACTTTGTGCATAGCCATGTTGACTCCTTTATAGTTTCTAGCTTTACAAAATTAAGCGTTTATTTAGCTGCCTTTGGGGCAATAATTATCATCTGCTGTTTGCCTAATATTTCAGGTTTTTTCTCCATAGTGCCTAAATCTTCTACATCTACTGAGATTTTATTTAAAAGTTCGGTGCCAGAGTCAAGAAACATTATTTCTCTGCCGCGATAGCGGATAATTATCTTGACTTTATCACCATCAGTTAAAAAGCGTCTTATATGTTTTAATTTAACATTATAATCATGCTCTTCAATTTTAGGGCGGAATTTAATTTCTTTAATATCAACCTGATGTTGACGCTGTTTTTTGCGAGCCTCTTTTTCTTTTTTGTTTTTTTCAAACTTGTATTTGCTGTAGTCCATAATACGACATACAGGCGGCTTTGCATTAGCAGCAACTTCCACTAAATCCAGTCCTTTATCCTTAGCAGCACTAATTGCTTCATGTAACGATAAGATACCTAGAGCCTGTCCACTGTCATCAATAAGACGAACTTCTGTGGCAGTTATCTCATCATTAATCCTTTCTTTGTCTCCATCTTTAACTGACGGTATGATACACCTCCATAAGAGAAATAATTCCCTTAAAAACCTTTCTAGCCTATATATATAATATTATTCAGCCCACAATTCAAGAGATTTTGAATCTACTAATGATTGTAATACACTAATATATGCAGAAAAATCAAGATTATTTTTTGTTTCTCCATTTCTTAAACGGACAGAAACTTTATTTTCATTCATTTCATTGTTTCCAACAACTATCATATGCGGCACTTTTTCCATTTGTGCTTCTCTGATTTTGTAGCCTATTTTTTCATTTCTTAAATCTTTTTCTACTCTTATGCCAGCCTGTTTTAATTTTCTGTATAAAGTTTCTGCATATTCTGCACTTTCATCTGTAATATTCATTATTTTAACTTGAACAGGGGAAATCCATACAGGAAAAGCTCCAGCAAAGTGCTCAATTAATACCCCTAAAAATCTATCAACAGAACCTAATATAACCCTGTGCAGCATAACTGGGCGGTGTTTTTCACCATCTTGACCAATATAGCTTAAATCAAATCTTTCTGGCAGGTTAAAATCGCACTGGATAGTTGCACACTGCCAAAGTCTGCCAATAGCATCTTTTAATTTAATATCAATTTTAGGGCCATAGAAAGCACCATCACCTTCATTAATTGTATATTTCAAACCTTTATCTTCAAGGGCATCAATCAATGCTTTTGTTGCAGTATCCCATACTTCAACTGAGCCTATAAATTTTTCTTCTGGTCTTGTAGATACTGTATGTATAAATTCAAAACCAAAAATATCCATTACAGTTTTAACAAAATCTAATATGTTTGTGATTTCTTCTAAAAGCTGGTCTTGACGGCAGAAAATATGTGCATCATCTTGAGTAAATGCTCTAACACGCATAAGTCCATGTAACACACCTGATTTTTCGTGCCTGTGCACTGAGCCAAGCTCAAAATATCTTAATGGTAAATCTCTGTAACTGTGTAAATCATTTTTATATATCATAATGTGAGATAAGCAGTTCATTGGTTTAATGCCAAATTCCACACCATCTATCTCTGTAAAATACATATTTTCCTTATAGTTATCATAGTGTCCTGAGCATACCCACAAGTCTTTTTTAAGTATTGTAGGACCGTAAACTATGTCATAACCTCTTTTGATATGTTCTTCCCTTTCAAACTGCTCTAAAACTGCTCTAAGCATACCACCACGCGGCAGATATATAGGAAAACCTGCTCCTGCATCTTCTTCTATTGTAAAAAGTTTAAGCTGTTTGCCAAGGCGTCTGTGGTCGCGTTTTTTAGCTTCTTCAAGCATATTTAAATAGTCATCAAGCTCTTTTTTAGAAAACCATGATGTGCCATATATTCTTTGAAGCTGTTTATTTTTTTCATCACCTCGCCAGTATGCTCCAGCAACTGATAACAGTTTGAAATGCTTTATTTTGCCAGTAGATGATATATGCGGACCACGGCAAAGGTCAGTAAAATCACCCTGTTCATAAAGAGAAACTGTATCAACACCTAAATCTTTAATAATTTCAACTTTATATTTTTCATCTTCTTTTGTGAAACGGTCTATTGCTTCACTGGAAGATATTTCTTTTCTAGTAACAGCAATATTTTCAGCAGAGATTTTTGCCATTTCCTTTTCTATTTTTTCTAAATCTTCCACAGTAAATGGAGTGTCTCTGTCAAAATCATAATAGAAGCCGTTTTCTACAACAGGTCCAATAGTAACTTTTGTTTCAGGATAAAGCCTTAAAACAGCCTGAGCCATTAAGTGAGCTGTAGAGTGTCTAAGTATCTCTAATGCTTCCTTATCAGATTCTGTTAATATTTTTATATTATCTTCATTATGGAGTGCAGTATTTAAATCAACAATTTTATCATTAACAACACCTGCTACTGCTTTTTTTGCGAGGCTGTTAGAGATTTTTTTGGCAGCATCTAATATAGTAGAATTATCTTCTAGTTCTATTTTACCACCATCAGGTAATGTTATATTCATAATTAGCTCCTTATACATTTGCAGTTGTATGAGCTGCTATCTTAAAAAATATAGGCGAGAGCGGGATTGAACCGCTGACATTTGCCACGTCAAGGCAACGCTCTCCCACTGAGCTACACGCCTAAAAGATTATACAGTAAATAAAGTTTATAATAGGAAAAAATAGAATAGTCAATAAAAATCATATTATTTTATTCAAAAATGATTACTATTTTGGTGGAAAATATTTAAGAGCGATTTTTTTTCCTATAATCTGCCCTGCAATGCCAAAAATCATAAATATAAACACATACCAGAATGAAAACCCTGCAGAGCGGCGAAGTATAGCAGCAACAGGTATTGGTGCATGAATAGATAAAAACCACATAATACTGTATGATGTAA
Proteins encoded in this window:
- the rplO gene encoding 50S ribosomal protein L15; translation: MQLNDLRPGHGANKERKRRGRGTGSGQGTTGGRGNKGQNARKSGQVRGGFEGGQMPLLRRIPKRGFNNTQFATVYEIVNLADIEERFEAGEVVNAENLKSRRLVHCNEDGIKILGNGELTKKLTFEVDKVSKSAEEKIKKAGGEIKLIEKVKYTAKKDK
- a CDS encoding PD-(D/E)XK nuclease family protein, translating into MSEYSLKEQIRDLLSSYDFKRLTHKKDDVNIFKILNICEKEKIHSNFLAWLFSPYESHELNNIALKELLIQLSKKEAEYISLLLLDYSDLEVYREYTIDNGRRIDILMESKNNKVIFIIENKIWSGEGDNQLEDYKNYIDEKYSDYNRIFLFLTPEKERKEKYKGYIHITYSMIYSVLNCVLQENQIKFEIGVIIRQYEEIIGRYIMGSIDKEMIDLCRKLYVAHKEALDKILQYGLPEYYYTYLISEILERDSIYGCEIVRKYLDKHYIIIIPICSDDIKDKLICGANSDRDNYILTISIEPKKEYTDLYLQVTFPDINNNEIQQTNYKKIINAVERIGFKNKWRNNKGNWYNIMEERIINSQQAVNVELQKKIKSLTDKFNDIINCFNE
- the secY gene encoding preprotein translocase subunit SecY; this encodes MFKKIEEIFSIPELRKRILMTLMLLAVFRIGAHVPTPGVNGHALSQFFQNAGNSLLGFFDMFTGGALEKLTVFAMGVMPYISASIIMELLAVVIPTLAELKKRGSEGRAKITKYTRYLTVVVAVIQGLAISIGIENMRAPDGSPIVFMDGWQFRFIATLTLTTGTMFLVWLGEKITSYGVGNGMSLIIMAGIISSFPGAVINTYSLMETGTIQIIPLIIAAAIMVGAFIAIVFMETSQRRLPIQYVRKGNAGGTVNAGNSYLPLRLNPAGVIPIIFASTLITLPATLATFMPQDPLVQKTNFFFSPEYPVYYVLELILIVFFTYFYTSIIFNPTDIADNINKSGGVMPGKRPGIETANYIDYVLTRLTFVGAIYLAVVSVMPQLFIRAFGLPFYFGGTSLLIVVGVGLDVIQKIESHLLTHNYDGFLKKGRIRGRNWS
- a CDS encoding adenylate kinase, whose translation is MKNIVFLGAPGAGKGTQSEFIIKKYGIIQISTGDMLRAAVKAGSPLGKVAKEYMDNGKLVTDEIIIGLMKERLAQPDCKNGFILDGFPRTLAQAKSLDIMLQEDMKTEITHIISLEVPDEYIVERITGRRTSPVTGKIYHVKYNPPAVEGMAEDGKTPLIQRDDDKEETVKKRLEVFHEQADALKSYYKSTGKLFIVDGTKAPDTVFAEIEEILK
- the map gene encoding type I methionyl aminopeptidase — translated: MVVLYSKSEIEKIKEASLVVKEVFKQLKSYIKPGISTKDVDKLVEDVIYSMSAIPSSKGYYGFPGSCCTSVNNVVVHGIPDDNTILKDGDIISVDVVANKNGFHSDACRTFPVGNISAEAECLIKVTKEAFFKGIEFAKVGNRISDISHAIQTHVEAAGFGVVREYQGHGVGRNMHEEPSIPNYGRPNRGFRLKSGAVLAIEPMVTYGNYSIKVLADKWTAVTVDNSIAAHYENTVVVTNDKPLILTIEDEA
- the infA gene encoding translation initiation factor IF-1: MSKKDDVIETSGIVAEALPNAQFKVTLENQHTILAHLSGKMRMNFIRILPGDKVTVELSPYDLTKGRITYRQK
- the rpmJ gene encoding 50S ribosomal protein L36, which translates into the protein MKVRASVKPICSKCKIVKRKGVIRIICENPRHKQRQG
- the rpsM gene encoding 30S ribosomal protein S13 yields the protein MARVAGVDIPNNKKVEIGLTYIYGVGRRTARKLIEETGIDSNKRVAELTEQEISSIRKLLEENYKVEGDLRKEIGLAIKRLMEINCYRGWRHKMGLPVRGQKTRSNARTRRGLAGKRGIKRK
- the rpsK gene encoding 30S ribosomal protein S11, with product MAGPRKSGKKEKKSVPRGIAHINSTFNNTHVAFTDVKGNVVCWATGGTENFKNSRKSTPFAAQLAAENAAKKAVDFGMREVEVSIKGPGSGRESAIRAIQAAGIKITVIRDITPVPHNGCRPIKKRRV
- the rpsD gene encoding 30S ribosomal protein S4 encodes the protein MARYTGANCKLCRRENMKLFLKGERCYKDKCAFERKEYAPGQHGKMHKKLSDYGVQLREKQKAKRIYGVLESQFRRYFEKASSVEGITGEILLQFLERRLDNVVYRAGFASSRKEARQMVKHEHFTVNGKKVSIPSFLVKSGMVVEVKEKSRNHARIIESLDTAVGRGIPEWITLDKQNFKAEINRLPERTDIAYDIQESLIVELYSK